Proteins encoded within one genomic window of Pieris rapae chromosome 1, ilPieRapa1.1, whole genome shotgun sequence:
- the LOC111004069 gene encoding neuronal acetylcholine receptor subunit alpha-7 isoform X1, which translates to MAGGARRALPAAPGALLLLLALLWPLGVFGGYHEKRLLHHLLDHYNVLERPVVNESDPLQLSFGLTLMQIIDVDEKNQLLITNIWLKLEWNDMNVRWNTSDFGGVKDLRVPPHRLWKPDVLMYNSADEGFDSTYPTNVVVRNNGSCLYVPPGIFKSTCKIDITWFPFDDQRCEMKFGSWTYDGYQLDLQLQDEAGGDISSFVTNGEWELIGVPGKRNEIYYNCCPEPYIDITFAVVIRRKTLYYFFNLIVPCVLIASMALLGFTLPPDSGEKLSLGVTILLSLTVFLNMVAETMPATSDAVPLLGTYFNCIMFMVASSVVSTILILNYHHRHADTHEMSDWIRCVFLYWLPWILRMSRPGSATTPPPARAPPPPDLELRERSSKSLLANVLDIDDDFRHAHAQQPPCCRYYRSLDDLHEHYSPSGEENGAGLAAHSCFGVDYELSLILKELRVITDQMRKDDEDADISRDWKFAAMVVDRLCLIIFTLFTIIATLAVLLSAPHIMVS; encoded by the exons ATGGCCGGCGGGGCGCGCCGCGCGCTGCCGGCGGCGCCCGGCGCTCTGCTGCTGCTGCTGGCGCTGCTCTGGCCGCTAG GGGTGTTCGGTGGATACCACGAAAAGCGGCTACTGCATCATCTCCTGGACCACTATAACGTGTTGGAGCGACCGGTGGTCAATGAAAGCGATCCTCTCCAACTGTCTTTTGGCCTCACACTCATGCAGATCATTGACgtg GATGaaaaaaaccaattattaatCACCAACATTTGGCTAAAActc GAATGGAATGATATGAACGTGAGGTGGAATACTTCTGATTTTGGAGGTGTCAAAGACTTAAGAGTTCCACCACACAGATTATGGAAACCCGACGTCCTTATGTACAATAG TGCCGATGAAGGTTTCGACAGCACATATCCGACCAATGTTGTAGTACGAAACAATGGATCATGCCTCTACGTTCCGCCGGGTATTTTTAAGAGTACATGTAAGATTGACATCACCTGGTTTCCTTTTGATGATCAGCGTTGCGAAATGAAGTTCGGGAGCTGGACGTATGATGGTTATCAA TTGGATCTACAGTTACAGGACGAGGCGGGTGGTGATATCAGCAGTTTTGTTACAAACGGGGAGTGGGAACTTATAG GGGTACCGGGCAAAAGAAATGAGATCTATTACAACTGCTGTCCGGAACCATACATCGATATAACCTTTGCTGTAGTTATACGGCGGAAAACGCTATACTACTTTTTCAACTTAATCGTTCCGTGCGTGCTAATCGCCTCTATGGCTTTACTGGGCTTCACCTTACCACCTGACTCTGGGGAAAAGCTGTCATTAG GTGTGACAATTCTGTTGTCTCTAACCGTGTTCCTCAACATGGTGGCAGAGACAATGCCAGCCACGTCGGACGCAGTCCCACTTTTGGGCACCTACTTTAACTGCATCATGTTCATGGTGGCTTCTTCTGTGGTCTCTACTATACTTATACTGAACTACCATCACCGGCATGCCGACACGCACGAAATGAGCGATTGG ATTCGCTGCGTGTTCCTGTATTGGCTGCCTTGGATCTTGCGCATGTCTCGGCCCGGATCGGCAACCACGCCGCCACCAGCCCGCGCTCCACCTCCGCCTGACCTGGAACTACGCGAGCGATCCTCTAAATCGCTCCTTGCTAACGTCCTCGACATTGATGACGACTTCCGGCACGCGCATGCGCAGCAGCCGCCCTGCTGCCGATACTACAGGTCCCTCGACGATCTACACGAACACTACTCGCC GAGTGGAGAAGAAAACGGGGCAGGTCTTGCTGCACATAGCTGCTTCGGTGTCGACTATGAGCTCTCCCTCATACTAAAGGAGCTTCGAGTCATCACAGACCAG ATGCGCAAAGACGACGAGGACGCGGACATTTCGCGCGACTGGAAATTTGCCGCCATGGTCGTGGACAGACTGTGCCTTATTATCTTTACCCTGTTCACAATCATCGCCACGCTAGCCGTGCTGCTGTCCGCACCGCACATCATGGTGTCGTAG
- the LOC111004068 gene encoding acetylcholine receptor subunit beta-like 1, with protein MTAASRAPLLVLALLTALYTGWCSEDEERLVRDLFRGYNKLIRPVQNMTQKVDVRFGLAFVQLINVNEKNQIMKSNVWLRLVWMDYQLMWDEADYGGIGVLRLPPDKVWKPDIVLFNNADGNYEVRYKSNVLIYPNGEVLWVPPAIYQSSCTIDVTYFPFDQQTCIMKFGSWTFNGDQVSLALYNNKNFVDLSDYWKSGTWDIIEVPAYLNIYEGNHPTETDITFYIIIRRKTLFYTVNLILPTVLISFLCVLVFYLPAEAGEKVTLGISILLSLVVFLLLVSKILPPTSLVLPLIAKYLLFTFIMNTVSILVTVIIINWNFRGPRTHRMPLWIRSVFLNYLPTLLIMRRPRKTRLRWMMEMPGMGAPPHAAAPHDLPKHISAIGAKQSKMEAMELSDLHHPNCKISRAAGGGEVGALGGLGALGGLGLGERRESESSDSLLLSPEAAKATEAVEFIAEHLRNEDLYIQTREDWKYVAMVIDRLQLYIFFLVTTAGTVGILMDAPHIFEYVDQDRIIEIYRGK; from the exons ATGACGGCTGCCTCGCGCGCCCCGCTACTCGTTCTAGCGTTGCTTACCGCACTATATACAG GATGGTGTTCGGAAGACGAGGAGCGGTTGGTCCGGGATCTATTCCGTGGCTACAACAAACTGATCCGACCAGTCCAGAATATGACACAAAAAGTAGACGTTCGGTTTGGCCTTGCCTTTGTTCAACTCATCAATGTT AACGAGAAAAACCAGATCATGAAATCGAATGTATGGCTTCGACTTGTTTGGATGGACTACCAATTAATGTGGGATGAGGCTGACTATGGTGGTATCGGGGTACTGCGGCTGCCACCTGACAAAGTGTGGAAACCGGATATTGTGCTGTTTAACAa tgCCGACGGTAACTACGAAGTTCGCTACAAATCTAACGTCTTGATTTATCCTAATGGCGAAGTTCTATGGGTTCCACCTGCCATCTATCAG aGTTCATGTACCATCGACGTTACATACTTTCCGTTCGACCAACAAACTTGTATTATGAAATTTGGTTCTTGGACATTTAATGGCGATCAAGTATCTTTAGcactgtataataataaaaactttgtcgATTTGTCTGATTACTGGAAATCAGGGACATGGGACATAATAGAAGTGCCCGcctacttaaatatttacgaagGCAACCATCCGACAGAGACCGACATTaccttttacataataataagaagGAAGACGCTTTTTTACACAGTCAATTTGATATTGCCAACGGTATTAATTTCATTCCTTTGTGTGCTGGTATTTTATTTGCCCGCTGAAGCTGGAGAGAAG GTTACATTGGGTATAAGCATTCTGCTGTCGCTTGTGGTGTTCCTACTTCTGGTGTCAAAAATTCTACCACCGACGTCTTTAGTGTTACCACTTATTGCAAAGTACCTACTGTTCACATTCATCATGAATACTGTCAGTATTTTAGTcacagtaattattattaattggaaTTTCCGAGGGCCGAGGACGCACAG AATGCCGCTATGGATTCGGAGCGTTTTTCTTAACTATTTACCAACGTTGTTAATAATGCGTCGTCCTCGTAAGACTCGTCTTCGGTGGATGATGGAAATGCCAGGAATGGGTGCACCACCCCATGCTGCCGCTCCTCATGACTTGCCTAAACACATTAG TGCTATCGGGGCTAAACAAAGCAAAATGGAAGCCATGGAACTCTCCGACTTGCATCATCCCAATTGCAAGATCAGTCGAGCAGCTGGTGGAGGAGAAGTCGGTGCTTTGGGAGGCCTAGGAGCACTTGGTGGCCTCGGACTAGGAGAAAGAAGAGAATCCGAAAGCTCTGATTCGCTACTATTGTCTCCCGAAGCTGCAAAGGCCACTGAAGCAGTGGAATTCATTGCAGAACATCTACGCAATGAAGATCTTTATATTCAG ACCCGCGAAGACTGGAAGTATGTCGCAATGGTGATTGATAGGCTTCAGCTCtacatatttttcttagtAACCACAGCTGGTACTGTCGGCATTCTTATGGATGCGCCACATATCTTCGAGTACGTTGATCAAGATCGcattattgaaatttacagaggaaaataa
- the LOC111004069 gene encoding neuronal acetylcholine receptor subunit alpha-7 isoform X2, with product MAGGARRALPAAPGALLLLLALLWPLGVFGGYHEKRLLHHLLDHYNVLERPVVNESDPLQLSFGLTLMQIIDVDEKNQLLITNIWLKLEWNDMNVRWNTSDFGGVKDLRVPPHRLWKPDVLMYNSADEGFDSTYPTNVVVRNNGSCLYVPPGIFKSTCKIDITWFPFDDQRCEMKFGSWTYDGYQLDLQLQDEAGGDISSFVTNGEWELIGVPGKRNEIYYNCCPEPYIDITFAVVIRRKTLYYFFNLIVPCVLIASMALLGFTLPPDSGEKLSLGVTILLSLTVFLNMVAETMPATSDAVPLLGTYFNCIMFMVASSVVSTILILNYHHRHADTHEMSDWIRCVFLYWLPWILRMSRPGSATTPPPARAPPPPDLELRERSSKSLLANVLDIDDDFRHAHAQQPPCCRYYRSGEENGAGLAAHSCFGVDYELSLILKELRVITDQMRKDDEDADISRDWKFAAMVVDRLCLIIFTLFTIIATLAVLLSAPHIMVS from the exons ATGGCCGGCGGGGCGCGCCGCGCGCTGCCGGCGGCGCCCGGCGCTCTGCTGCTGCTGCTGGCGCTGCTCTGGCCGCTAG GGGTGTTCGGTGGATACCACGAAAAGCGGCTACTGCATCATCTCCTGGACCACTATAACGTGTTGGAGCGACCGGTGGTCAATGAAAGCGATCCTCTCCAACTGTCTTTTGGCCTCACACTCATGCAGATCATTGACgtg GATGaaaaaaaccaattattaatCACCAACATTTGGCTAAAActc GAATGGAATGATATGAACGTGAGGTGGAATACTTCTGATTTTGGAGGTGTCAAAGACTTAAGAGTTCCACCACACAGATTATGGAAACCCGACGTCCTTATGTACAATAG TGCCGATGAAGGTTTCGACAGCACATATCCGACCAATGTTGTAGTACGAAACAATGGATCATGCCTCTACGTTCCGCCGGGTATTTTTAAGAGTACATGTAAGATTGACATCACCTGGTTTCCTTTTGATGATCAGCGTTGCGAAATGAAGTTCGGGAGCTGGACGTATGATGGTTATCAA TTGGATCTACAGTTACAGGACGAGGCGGGTGGTGATATCAGCAGTTTTGTTACAAACGGGGAGTGGGAACTTATAG GGGTACCGGGCAAAAGAAATGAGATCTATTACAACTGCTGTCCGGAACCATACATCGATATAACCTTTGCTGTAGTTATACGGCGGAAAACGCTATACTACTTTTTCAACTTAATCGTTCCGTGCGTGCTAATCGCCTCTATGGCTTTACTGGGCTTCACCTTACCACCTGACTCTGGGGAAAAGCTGTCATTAG GTGTGACAATTCTGTTGTCTCTAACCGTGTTCCTCAACATGGTGGCAGAGACAATGCCAGCCACGTCGGACGCAGTCCCACTTTTGGGCACCTACTTTAACTGCATCATGTTCATGGTGGCTTCTTCTGTGGTCTCTACTATACTTATACTGAACTACCATCACCGGCATGCCGACACGCACGAAATGAGCGATTGG ATTCGCTGCGTGTTCCTGTATTGGCTGCCTTGGATCTTGCGCATGTCTCGGCCCGGATCGGCAACCACGCCGCCACCAGCCCGCGCTCCACCTCCGCCTGACCTGGAACTACGCGAGCGATCCTCTAAATCGCTCCTTGCTAACGTCCTCGACATTGATGACGACTTCCGGCACGCGCATGCGCAGCAGCCGCCCTGCTGCCGATACTACAG GAGTGGAGAAGAAAACGGGGCAGGTCTTGCTGCACATAGCTGCTTCGGTGTCGACTATGAGCTCTCCCTCATACTAAAGGAGCTTCGAGTCATCACAGACCAG ATGCGCAAAGACGACGAGGACGCGGACATTTCGCGCGACTGGAAATTTGCCGCCATGGTCGTGGACAGACTGTGCCTTATTATCTTTACCCTGTTCACAATCATCGCCACGCTAGCCGTGCTGCTGTCCGCACCGCACATCATGGTGTCGTAG